From a region of the Actinomadura luzonensis genome:
- a CDS encoding DUF2877 domain-containing protein, with amino-acid sequence MPVGVHVSTPVVSTPVVGKPGRRGRAGGAPRPGRVHVPGAASAAVRPLLEAPRRPARVLAAFPAGVYLEVRTEPEPTVIAVITGEAVRLPNAVLLAGALPRVEVGEDAWVGERGVDLGPLSLRVRRWWDPAPPLGRVDPAGLEGAAGVLAAPAGPAPGLAGNGAVAALAAACGRGWLLGMATAAEELVGLGPGLTPSGDDVLAGLLVTLRHLGTATGAGRAVWLAGWLAATVTFDARSRTTPLSAALLHCAARGEACPEVIAVLRGVAGRQPLGPALRRLRRLGHTSGADLAQGVAIGVDAVLDLGGHR; translated from the coding sequence GTGCCCGTCGGTGTCCATGTCAGCACGCCCGTGGTCAGCACGCCCGTGGTCGGCAAACCCGGGCGGCGGGGCCGCGCCGGCGGGGCGCCGCGGCCGGGGCGCGTCCACGTGCCGGGGGCGGCGAGCGCCGCGGTGCGGCCGCTGCTGGAGGCGCCGCGGCGGCCCGCCCGGGTGCTGGCGGCCTTCCCCGCCGGCGTCTACCTGGAGGTCAGGACGGAGCCGGAGCCCACGGTGATCGCGGTCATCACCGGCGAGGCGGTCCGGCTGCCCAACGCGGTGCTGCTGGCCGGCGCGCTGCCCCGGGTCGAGGTGGGCGAGGACGCGTGGGTCGGCGAGCGCGGGGTGGACCTCGGTCCGCTCAGCCTGCGCGTGCGGCGCTGGTGGGACCCCGCGCCGCCGCTCGGGCGGGTGGACCCGGCGGGCCTGGAGGGGGCCGCCGGCGTGCTCGCCGCGCCGGCCGGGCCGGCGCCCGGCCTGGCCGGCAACGGCGCGGTGGCGGCGCTCGCGGCGGCCTGCGGCCGTGGCTGGCTGCTGGGCATGGCGACCGCGGCCGAGGAGCTGGTCGGGCTCGGGCCCGGGCTCACGCCGAGCGGGGACGACGTGCTGGCCGGGCTGCTCGTGACGCTCCGGCACCTGGGGACGGCGACGGGCGCCGGGCGGGCCGTGTGGCTGGCCGGCTGGCTGGCGGCGACCGTGACGTTCGACGCGCGGAGCCGTACGACGCCGCTGTCGGCCGCGCTGCTGCACTGCGCGGCCAGGGGCGAGGCGTGCCCTGAGGTGATCGCGGTGCTGCGCGGCGTGGCCGGGCGGCAGCCGCTCGGCCCGGCGCTGCGCCGGCTGCGCCGCCTCGGCCACACCAGCGGGGCCGACCTGGCGCAGGGCGTGGCGATCGGCGTGGACGCGGTGCTGGACCTCGGCGGCCACCGGTGA
- a CDS encoding FdrA family protein: MSGEVVLVRQGAYHDSVQLMRVSRALAETPGVEAAMVAMATELNVAVIRDLGFTVPPAAPGDLLIAVRAADPAAAVAEADRRLAALEPAAPGGEAGQPPLTTGSAIRRTPAGLVLVSVPGEHAFCEAHDAVLAGLPVMIFSDGVPVAQERRLKELAEQRGVLVMGPDCGTASIGGVGLGFANVLAPGPVGVVAASGTGAQQVTSLLDWAGTGVSHILGVGGRDLSAEVGGLSTLRALRLLEEDPATELIVLVSKPAAPEVARAVEEAAAGLSKPVVRALLGRPSPASSAPVGLVAADLTAAAEAALRALGRPVPAWPSWPGRPPRGAPKAIKGLYSGGTLSAEAALVAGQGDFVDYGDDAYTRGRAHPMIDPTLRVEALARATETDVVLLDVVLGHAADPDPAATLVPAVARTPAAAVVVALVGTEGDPQDPHRQAAALREAGAAVHLSNAQAARHARSLL; encoded by the coding sequence GTGAGCGGCGAGGTGGTGCTGGTCCGCCAGGGGGCCTATCACGACTCGGTGCAGCTCATGCGGGTCAGCCGGGCGCTGGCGGAGACGCCGGGCGTCGAGGCGGCCATGGTCGCGATGGCGACCGAGCTGAACGTCGCGGTGATCAGGGACCTCGGCTTCACGGTGCCGCCGGCCGCGCCCGGCGACCTGCTGATCGCGGTGCGCGCCGCCGATCCCGCCGCGGCCGTGGCGGAGGCGGACCGGCGGCTCGCCGCGCTGGAGCCCGCGGCGCCGGGCGGGGAGGCCGGGCAGCCGCCGCTGACGACGGGGTCGGCGATCAGGCGCACGCCCGCCGGGCTGGTGCTGGTGTCGGTGCCGGGCGAGCACGCCTTCTGCGAGGCGCACGACGCGGTGCTGGCCGGGCTGCCGGTGATGATCTTCAGTGACGGGGTGCCCGTCGCGCAGGAGCGGCGGCTGAAGGAGCTGGCGGAGCAGCGCGGCGTCCTGGTGATGGGGCCCGACTGCGGCACCGCCTCGATCGGCGGCGTGGGGCTCGGCTTCGCCAACGTGCTCGCCCCTGGGCCCGTCGGCGTGGTCGCGGCGTCCGGCACCGGCGCCCAGCAGGTCACCTCGCTGCTGGACTGGGCGGGGACGGGGGTCAGCCACATCCTGGGCGTGGGGGGCAGGGACCTGTCGGCCGAGGTCGGCGGGCTGTCCACGCTGCGCGCGCTGCGCCTGCTGGAGGAGGACCCGGCCACGGAGCTGATCGTGCTCGTCTCCAAGCCGGCCGCCCCTGAGGTGGCGCGGGCGGTGGAGGAGGCCGCGGCCGGGCTGTCGAAGCCGGTGGTGCGCGCCCTGCTGGGCCGCCCCTCGCCCGCTTCCTCCGCGCCGGTGGGGCTCGTGGCCGCCGATCTCACGGCGGCGGCCGAGGCGGCGTTGCGGGCGCTCGGGCGGCCGGTGCCCGCGTGGCCGTCCTGGCCGGGACGCCCGCCGCGCGGCGCCCCCAAGGCGATCAAGGGCCTCTACTCGGGCGGCACCCTGAGCGCGGAGGCCGCGCTGGTCGCGGGCCAGGGCGACTTCGTCGACTACGGCGACGACGCCTACACCCGGGGCCGCGCCCACCCGATGATCGATCCGACGCTCCGCGTGGAGGCCCTGGCGCGGGCCACGGAGACGGACGTGGTGCTGCTGGACGTCGTGCTCGGCCACGCCGCCGACCCCGACCCCGCCGCGACACTCGTCCCCGCGGTCGCCCGCACGCCCGCCGCCGCCGTGGTCGTGGCGCTGGTCGGCACCGAGGGCGACCCGCAGGACCCGCACCGCCAGGCCGCCGCCCTGCGCGAGGCGGGCGCGGCCGTCCACCTCTCCAACGCCCAGGCCGCCCGGCACGCGAGGAGCCTGCTGTGA
- a CDS encoding DUF1116 domain-containing protein: MTFLSALSQGPPRVVTAGAGLLDEALAAQAVPTTPVAWRPPLPGTADALARVLADPRRQAANELAVRRLTTARPRLVGVRRASEALAGPLDGAFLHAGPPITWERASGPMRGALVGAMMLEGRAGDEHEAARRLAAGEVALRPCHEHGAVGPMAGVVSPSMWLFEVRDEEHGGTAYCSLNEGLGKVLRYGAYGPEVLERLRWMDEVLGPVLAAALAAAGPLDLRALAAQALQMGDELHNRNRAATSLLLRALAPAVAEAAPDRAAQVLRFIDGNDHFFLNAGMAAAKAATDAARDVPGSSLVVAMARNGTDFGVQVSGLGGRWFTGPAGVPDGLYLGSYGPADANPDIGDSTITETAGLGGFAMAASPAIVRFVGGEVADAVRATLSMYEITLAEHPAYQIPGLGFRGTPVGVDVTLVARTGLLPVVNTGIAGRVPGTGQVGAGLVKPPVEAFTAALLALADEVSDPFENGHISTSARQ, from the coding sequence GTGACCTTCCTGTCCGCCCTGTCGCAGGGGCCGCCGCGCGTCGTGACGGCCGGCGCGGGCCTGCTCGACGAGGCCCTGGCCGCGCAGGCCGTCCCGACGACCCCCGTCGCGTGGCGCCCGCCGCTGCCCGGCACCGCGGACGCCCTGGCCAGGGTGCTCGCCGACCCGCGCAGGCAGGCCGCCAACGAGCTGGCCGTGCGCCGGCTGACCACCGCGCGGCCGCGCCTGGTGGGCGTCCGGCGCGCCTCGGAGGCGCTGGCGGGGCCGCTGGACGGCGCGTTCCTGCACGCGGGCCCGCCCATCACGTGGGAGCGGGCGTCCGGCCCGATGCGCGGCGCGCTCGTCGGCGCGATGATGCTGGAGGGCCGGGCGGGCGACGAGCACGAGGCGGCGCGCCGGCTGGCGGCGGGCGAGGTCGCGCTGCGGCCCTGCCACGAGCACGGCGCGGTCGGGCCGATGGCGGGCGTGGTGAGCCCGTCGATGTGGCTGTTCGAGGTGCGCGACGAGGAGCACGGCGGCACCGCGTACTGCTCGCTGAACGAGGGACTGGGCAAGGTCCTGCGGTACGGCGCGTACGGGCCGGAGGTGCTGGAGCGGCTGCGCTGGATGGACGAGGTGCTCGGCCCGGTCCTCGCCGCGGCGCTGGCCGCCGCCGGGCCGCTCGACCTGCGGGCGCTGGCGGCGCAGGCGCTGCAGATGGGCGACGAGCTGCACAACCGCAACCGCGCGGCCACCTCGCTGCTGCTGCGCGCGCTGGCCCCGGCCGTGGCCGAGGCGGCGCCGGACCGGGCGGCGCAGGTGCTGCGCTTCATCGACGGCAACGACCACTTCTTCCTCAACGCGGGCATGGCCGCCGCCAAGGCCGCCACGGACGCCGCCCGCGACGTGCCCGGCTCGTCCCTGGTCGTCGCCATGGCCCGCAACGGCACCGACTTCGGCGTGCAGGTGTCGGGGCTCGGCGGGCGCTGGTTCACCGGGCCCGCCGGGGTGCCGGACGGGCTCTACCTCGGCTCGTACGGCCCCGCCGACGCCAACCCCGACATCGGCGACTCCACGATCACCGAGACCGCGGGGCTCGGCGGCTTCGCGATGGCCGCCTCGCCGGCGATCGTGCGCTTCGTCGGCGGCGAGGTGGCCGACGCCGTGCGGGCCACGCTTTCCATGTACGAGATCACGCTCGCCGAGCATCCGGCGTACCAGATTCCCGGGCTCGGGTTCCGCGGCACGCCGGTGGGCGTCGACGTCACGCTGGTCGCCAGGACGGGGCTGCTTCCCGTGGTGAACACCGGCATCGCGGGCCGCGTCCCGGGAACGGGACAGGTCGGAGCGGGGCTGGTCAAACCGCCCGTAGAGGCGTTCACAGCTGCATTGCTGGCATTGGCTGACGAAGTAAGTGATCCATTTGAAAATGGACATATCAGCACGTCAGCGCGGCAGTAA
- a CDS encoding serine/threonine-protein kinase translates to MAADRLLSGPGPEGEAASGATQSQGRLIGRRYRLMSPVGRGGMGMVWHAHDVLLDRDVAVKELILPYGLDEAGKQLAHRRMLREARSAARLQHPGIVTVHDVVEEDGRPWIVMELVRAWSLEQAVRQSGPLPVIQAAEIGIRVLDALMHAHAAGILHRDIKPGNVLLTSDRVVLTDFGIAAIEGDVTITQTGLLMGSPAYIPPERLSAQPITQAADLWSFGATLYAAVEGRPPYEGPDPVAVLGQVLTQPPITPQRAGSLMPVIEGLLRKNPAERLTASQVVEMLEAVLRAHGSVRPRAPEPLPSPVDPTPAGLLPPLDTPSGPMPSRIVETPSGPVRVPYDPLTSPSGGHAMPYDGLSTPSGSHRTDRIPRPPGDPGPRPPFAGGAGRRVPARDLDDDLDDDFGDPSGPHPRPILPLTTDSRSAGPADTPWPLASPDDLREHSRGLSDGLPGGPRGGPADGGRLSRLPAAAPRAGRSRRRAEDDDGLFVRGGRPTPLTIAGSLVAVGGAIVAGILFLSSGGTAQQAAGPPAATASTRTLRSEPSAVPDGYREQTPAGFTVAVPDGWKLAASGGEATFTGPKDSGLRVRVEDASPQADGGLAELGRLEAEGGMESYIQVQLQGVDYRGWKAADWEYTYTTANGVPMHALTRYVTIDDATAFKITFDVPELKWDEQAETRKVFLDTFRKTT, encoded by the coding sequence ATGGCAGCCGACCGCTTGCTCAGCGGACCCGGCCCGGAGGGGGAAGCCGCGAGCGGCGCGACGCAGAGCCAGGGCCGCCTGATCGGCCGGCGGTACCGGCTGATGTCCCCCGTCGGCAGGGGCGGCATGGGCATGGTGTGGCACGCCCACGACGTGCTGCTCGACCGGGACGTGGCGGTCAAGGAGCTCATCCTCCCCTACGGGCTCGACGAGGCGGGCAAGCAGCTGGCCCACCGCCGCATGCTGCGCGAGGCCAGGTCGGCGGCGCGGCTGCAACACCCCGGCATCGTGACCGTCCACGACGTCGTCGAGGAGGACGGGCGGCCCTGGATCGTGATGGAGCTGGTCCGGGCGTGGTCGCTGGAGCAGGCGGTGCGCCAGAGCGGGCCGCTGCCGGTGATCCAGGCCGCCGAGATCGGCATCCGGGTGCTGGACGCGCTCATGCACGCGCACGCCGCCGGCATCCTGCACCGCGACATCAAGCCGGGCAACGTGCTGCTGACCTCCGACCGGGTGGTGCTGACCGACTTCGGCATCGCCGCCATCGAGGGCGACGTCACGATCACCCAGACCGGGCTGCTCATGGGCTCGCCCGCGTACATCCCGCCGGAGCGGCTGTCGGCGCAGCCGATCACGCAGGCCGCCGACCTGTGGTCGTTCGGCGCGACCCTGTACGCCGCCGTCGAGGGACGCCCGCCGTACGAGGGGCCCGACCCGGTCGCCGTGCTCGGCCAGGTGCTCACCCAGCCCCCGATCACGCCGCAGCGCGCCGGCTCGCTCATGCCGGTGATCGAGGGCCTGCTGCGCAAGAACCCCGCCGAGCGGCTGACCGCCTCGCAGGTCGTCGAGATGCTGGAGGCGGTGCTGCGGGCGCACGGCTCGGTCCGGCCGCGGGCCCCCGAGCCGCTGCCGAGCCCGGTGGACCCGACGCCCGCCGGGCTGCTGCCGCCGCTCGACACGCCGTCAGGGCCGATGCCGTCGCGGATCGTGGAGACGCCCTCGGGGCCGGTGCGGGTGCCCTACGACCCGCTGACCAGCCCGTCGGGCGGGCACGCGATGCCGTACGACGGGCTGTCCACGCCGTCGGGCAGCCACCGCACCGACCGCATCCCGCGCCCGCCGGGCGACCCGGGGCCGCGCCCGCCGTTCGCGGGAGGCGCGGGACGGCGCGTCCCGGCGCGCGACCTCGACGACGACCTCGACGACGACTTCGGCGACCCGTCCGGCCCCCATCCGCGGCCGATCCTGCCGCTGACCACCGACAGCCGCTCCGCCGGCCCCGCCGACACCCCGTGGCCGCTCGCCTCCCCCGACGACCTGCGCGAGCACTCGCGCGGCCTGTCGGACGGCCTGCCGGGCGGCCCGCGGGGCGGCCCGGCGGACGGCGGCCGGCTGTCCCGGCTGCCCGCCGCCGCGCCGCGCGCCGGGCGGAGCCGGCGCCGGGCCGAGGACGACGACGGCCTGTTCGTGCGCGGCGGGCGGCCGACGCCGCTGACGATCGCCGGCTCGCTGGTGGCGGTGGGCGGCGCCATCGTCGCGGGGATCCTCTTCCTGTCCAGCGGCGGCACCGCCCAGCAGGCGGCGGGCCCGCCGGCGGCCACGGCCTCCACCCGCACGCTGCGGAGCGAGCCGTCGGCGGTGCCCGACGGCTACCGGGAGCAGACCCCCGCCGGGTTCACCGTCGCGGTGCCCGACGGCTGGAAGCTGGCCGCCTCGGGCGGCGAGGCCACGTTCACCGGGCCGAAGGACTCCGGCCTGCGCGTACGGGTCGAGGACGCCTCGCCGCAGGCCGACGGCGGCCTCGCCGAGCTCGGCCGGCTGGAGGCCGAGGGCGGGATGGAGAGCTACATCCAGGTGCAGCTCCAGGGCGTGGACTACCGCGGCTGGAAGGCCGCCGACTGGGAGTACACCTACACGACCGCGAACGGCGTCCCCATGCATGCCCTGACCAGGTACGTCACGATCGACGACGCCACCGCGTTCAAGATCACCTTCGACGTGCCCGAGCTGAAGTGGGACGAGCAGGCGGAGACGCGCAAGGTGTTCCTGGACACCTTCAGGAAGACCACCTGA